The Tripterygium wilfordii isolate XIE 37 chromosome 5, ASM1340144v1, whole genome shotgun sequence genome window below encodes:
- the LOC119998356 gene encoding uncharacterized protein LOC119998356, whose translation MSSGPVRRVSPSDIQLVQNLIERCLQLYMNQKEVVETLLVQAKIEPGFTELVWQKLEEENQDFFRAYYLRLMVKDQIIKFNKLLEQQVRLMHQIQPAGVVSMPTSNGSHIPQLHHNSALYATEQAGPALKEENLQHGIGSRLPDVFSNGGSSLLTNMHDPIDMSSQASRIDVPHNLLPTQSSNISLIQGINGGMIKTETGYYGSSPYMFGAESHVLEARLPIGDTSVASFSSVESSTRSLNETLLDADSASFGYLHQIPRNFSLSDLTADFSQSADILESYPRSPFLTAYPENFLDSHEGEHQGDNKRLDTISEGLSYEDFGSE comes from the exons ATGTCAAGTGGACCAGTAAGAAGAGTTTCACCCAGTGATATACAATTG GTGCAAAATCTTATAGAACGATGTCTACAACTATACATGAACCAGAAAGAAGTTGTAGAAACTTTGTTGGTGCAGGCAAAGATAGAGCCTGGTTTTACAGAACTTG TTTGGCAGAAGCTTGAAGAAGAGAATCAGGATTTCTTCAGGGCTTATTATCTGAGATTGATGGTGAAAGaccaaataattaaattcaacaaGCTGCTTGAGCAACAGGTGCGGTTGATGCATCAGATACAGCCTGCTGGAGTTGTGTCAATGCCTACATCTAATGGGTCTCATATCCCACAAT TGCATCACAACTCAGCATTATATGCCACAGAACAGGCTGGACCAGCTCTGAAGGAGGAAAATTTGCAGCACGGCATTGGTTCCCGTTTACCTGATGTATTCAGTAATGGTGGGTCTTCATTACTTACAAATATGCACGACCCCATTGATATGTCTTCCCAGGCGAGTAGGATTGATGTCCCCCATAACCTGCTTCCAACTCAGAGCTCAAATATTAGTTTGATTCAAGGTATAAATGGAGGGATGATAAAAACTGAAACTGGTTATTATGGCAGTTCTCCTTACATGTTTGGTGCTGAGAGCCATGTCCTGGAAGCTCGCCTACCAATTGGGGATACATCAGTCGCATCCTTCAGTAGTGTAGAGTCCAGCACAAGATCCCTGAACGAAACACTTTTGGATGCAGACTCTGCTTCATTTGGATATTTACATCAGATTCCTCGAAATTTCAGTCTCTCAGACCTGACAGCAGACTTCTCTCAAAGTGCAG ATATTCTGGAAAGCTACCCTCGTTCACCCTTCCTTACGGCATATCCTGAAAACTTCTTGGATTCGCATGAAGGAGAGCACCAAG GAGACAATAAAAGGTTGGACACTATATCAGAAGGCCTGAGCTATGAAGATTTTGGAAGCGAATAG